The stretch of DNA TGTCAAACTGCACTACCCGGCCGGCTTTCATTATACAGATGCGGTCTCCCAGTTTCAGTGCTTCATCCATGTCATGGGTCACAAAAACGATGGTTTTCTTCACCGCATCCTGCAGGCGCAGCAGTTCGTTTTGTAATTGCTCCCGGGTAATGGGATCCAAAGCGCCAAAAGGTTCATCCATGAGAATAATGGGCGGTTCGGCAGCTAAAGCACGAATCACACCGATTCTCTGCTGCTGGCCTCCGGAAAGCTGATTGGGGAAGCGATTTTTATACTCTTTTGGGTTCAGGCCAACCAAATCCAGCAGTTCATCGACTCTGCCCGCATATTTTTCCTCCGGCCATTTTTTCAGCCGGGGAACTAGAGCAATGTTTTCCCCCACGGTCATATGGGGAAAAAGCCCAATTTGCTGGATAACGTAGCCGATGTTTCTGCGCAGCTCAATGGGATTGATTTTATCCGTATCTTCTCCGTCGATATAAATCTTACCGGAGGAAATGGGAATCAGTCGGTTAATCATTTTCATGGTTGTGGTTTTGCCGCTGCCGCTAGGCCCGATGAGGACGGCAAACTCTCCGGATTCAACCGTAAGGTTTACATTATCCACAGCTACGGTGCCGTCGGCGAACTTTTTGGTAATCTTTTCAAAACGGATCATCTTTTACCCCACTTTCCCCCAGATATTATTATCTCTGCATAGCCTTTCCCATCTTGGATGAAAAATTGCAAAAAAAAAACCACTGCATATATACAGTGGCCCTTTTGGGTCAAGAATTGATACCGAAAACTCCGCCGGCGGCGCCGGCCAGAAAAGCTAAGACGGTTTTTGTTATGTACCCTGCATGGAGGCCAAAATCCGGCAGTAAAATCAGGCCGAAAATGACCAACCCGGCCAGGTAGATCAGGCCGGTAACGCCTCCGTTTAGCCACCCCTTGGTATCCAGGCGCTTGGAAACATAAGTGGCGCCGATAAAGATTGATATCAGGGATGTGGCATACGCGGTATAGGGTAAGACAGCTTCAGTCAGCGTGGTATATTGGATTAAAACACTAAACAGCAGAAAAACCACAAGTGAAAGAAAGTAGGCGTAAAGAACTCCTTTGGCCAAAACCATACCGGTTGCAGGTGGCTTCATCTGTGCCGCTGCGGCACTTCTTCTGGGCACTGGGCTTCACCTCCACTATTTCTTTAGTGGAATGTATGTGCCCCAAGCTTTGATTATGCCAAATAATACTAACCTTGGTCTTTCTGTACGATGCTTTCCACTCCAAAGCGGGCCAGGCGCAGGCGTACGTTATCTGCCACACGCAAAGTAACCACATCATCGTTGATTTTTTCAATGGTGCCGTAAAATCCGCCGATGGTGCGTACATCATCCCCTACTTTCAGAGACTCCAGCAGTTCTTTTCTCTTTTTCTGCTGCTGCTGTTGCGGACGAATGAGCAGAAAATAGAAAAGGACCAGCAGGATAATAAAAGGTGCAAAGTTAATCAGTTCTGCAGGCATATACTAATCCTCCTTTTTGCGCCCGAAACGGGCTGTAAATTCTTGATACACATCGGGAAAGGTACCGTTTAGGATACTTTCCCGCAGCTTGGCCATAAAGTGTGCCAAAACATACAAATTGTGATAGGTGGTCAGGCGGAAACCGAAAATCTCATTGGTTTTTATCAGATGCCGGATGTAGGCTCTGGTGTAATTGCGACAGGCATAACACTCACAGCCCTCTTCCAGCGGCCTGAAGTCCTTTGCATACGGAGCGTTGCGCACCGTCAGGTACCCGTCCCTGGTCATAACCGTGCCGTTGCGGGCAATGCGGGTGGGCAGCACACAGTCGAACATGTCGATACCGCGAGACACACCTTCAATTAAGTAATCGGCAGTACCAACCCCCATCAGATAGCGGGGCTTGTTTTGCGGTAACAGAGGCACTGTGGCTTCCAGCATTTCATACATTAAATGAGCCGGCTCACCTACGCTCAGGCCTCCCACCGCATATCCGGGAAAGTCCATGGGTACCAGCTGACGAGCACTTTCCTGCCGTAAATCGGCATACATGCCTCCCTGGACAATGCCAAAAAGCGCCTGATCCTGTCGGGTATGGGCTTTTTTGCAGCGCTCTGCCCAACGGGTAGTGCGCTCCAGGGAATTTTTTATATACTCGCGGTCGGCCGGGTATGGAGCACACTCATCAAAAGCCATGATGATGTCAGAGCCCAGTGCTTCCTGAATCTCCATTACTTTTTCCGGGCTCAAAAAATGTTCCGAGCCGTCGATATGGGAGCGGAAGGTTACCCCTTCTTCTTTGATTTTACGCAAATCCCCCAGGCTAAAGACCTGAAAACCACCGCTGTCGGTAAGAATGGCCCGGTCCCAGTTCATAAATTTGTGCAGCCCGCCTGCTTCCCGGATTAATTCGTGACCCGGGCGCAGGTATAAGTGATAAGTGTTGCTGAGAATAATGCCGGCGCCAATTTCTTTTAACTCTTCCGGGCTCATGGTTTTAACGGTGGCCTGGGTACCCACCGGCATAAAAACCGGTGTGGGTACATCGCCGTGTGGGGTGTGCAGAATTCCAGCACGGGCCCCGGTGGTGGGACATTCTTTGATTAGTGTATAGGTAACAGCCATTTACATCTCTCCATGGGATAGTTTACCTGCGTTTTTCTCTCTTGTCAATCGATGATTAGCATGGCATCGCCAAAACTAAAAAAACGGTAGCGCTCTTGTACCGCTTCCCGGTAAGCGTTTAAAACGTTATCACGGCCGGCGAAGGCGGAAATCATCATAATTAGGGTAGATTTAGGCAGGTGAAAGTTGGTTAATAGTGCGTTTACTGTTTTAAAGCGGTAGCCGGGGTAAATAAAGATGTCGGTCCAGCCTGAACCGGCGTTAATGGTGCCGTCGTCCTGGGCTACAGTCTCCAGCACACGGCAGGAAGTGGTCCCCACAGCAACGATTCGTCCCCCTGCCCGGCGGCAGCTGTTTAAGATTTGGGCCGACTCTGGGGAGATATTGTAGTACTCACTGTGCATGTGGTGCTCCCGGATGTCTTCGGTCTTAACCGGCCGAAACGTTCCCAACCCCACATGTAGCGTAAGATATACGACGTTAATGCCCCGATCCTGTGCTTCTGCCAGCAGCCTTGGTGTAAAATGCAGGCCGGCGGTGGGGGCTGCGGCAGAACCCTCATTTTTGGCATAAACGGTCTGATAACGCTGTCGGTCCGCCAGTTTTTCCGTAATATAAGGGGGAAGCGGCATCTCTCCCAGGCGGTCCAGCACTTCCTCAAAGATTCCGTCGTAGCGAAACTCCACCAACCGTGTACCGTCTGCCAGCTCCTCTTTAATGACGGCGGTAAGTTCTCCGTTACCAAACTCCACCTCAGCTCCCGGGCGCAGACGCCGTCCGGGCTTTACCAGAGCTTCCCAGCAAGCCTTGTCTTTGCGGGTAAGCAGCAGGACTTCCGCCATTGCTCCGCCGCCTTTTTTACGTCCGGTAAGCCGGGCGGGAAGTACTTTGGTATCGTTTAATACCAAGGTGTCGCCGGCTTGCAAATGCGAAAGAATATCTGAGAAGTTGCCGTGCTCAACAGCTCCGCTTTTGCGGTGCAATATTAAAAGGCGTGATGCTTCACGGTCGGTTAAGGGGACCTGAGCAATAAGTTCTTCAGGTAGTTCGTAGTCAAATTCTGATAGGTGCAAATAACCACCGCCAAAAAAGTATTCTGATTTCTAATCTTTTCAGATAGGGGAAAATTATACCTATGACTATGCTCTATTCTACTCTTTAGACTTAAATCCTGCTTAAATGACAAAGATGCAGTATCAACAAGAAAAGCGCGCTTATTCGGTTCCCTCAGCGCGCGCTTTTCAGTGCTGCTTACATTAGCAGCTTCGCTATCTGCGAAGCGTTATAATTCTAGCAGTACAAAAAAAAGGCAGTAGTACTGCCTTTTTTAAAAGTCTCTTTTATCACGGCCATATGCATTACCCGGTGGGGTGTCGTTGTCTTTGTCTTTGTCTTCCGTTTCATTTATCTGTTGACCCGGCGGGATGTCAGAGCTTCTCCCTCTGCTCGGCAGGTCATCCTCTCTGCCTTCCAAGCCCGGAGGTGTCTCCTTGGGCCCACGGCCCTGCCCCGGGTGTTCTTCAGGATCTCTTTCAGCTTGGCCCGGCGGAATATTTTTCTTCCGGTTTATCTCGCGTAGAATTTTTCCGGGATGGGCTTCTGCGTCCAGCAATGCCCGGCCGATTCCTTTTTCCTGCAGGTCCGCCGCTTCCAGGTTCAATTTATTGGCTTCCGCTTCCAACAA from Dethiobacter alkaliphilus AHT 1 encodes:
- a CDS encoding ABC transporter ATP-binding protein, which encodes MIRFEKITKKFADGTVAVDNVNLTVESGEFAVLIGPSGSGKTTTMKMINRLIPISSGKIYIDGEDTDKINPIELRRNIGYVIQQIGLFPHMTVGENIALVPRLKKWPEEKYAGRVDELLDLVGLNPKEYKNRFPNQLSGGQQQRIGVIRALAAEPPIILMDEPFGALDPITREQLQNELLRLQDAVKKTIVFVTHDMDEALKLGDRICIMKAGRVVQFDSSEKILREPANDFVEEFIGRERMLRTPDTVSLEEIMISDPVTVNPKRGVTEALRIMRKRRVDSLMVVDNKDLLIGILTAKDVHENINHGGQIAEIMSKDVVAASENQSVSDILSLMREKNVGYMPVTTVDGKLKGLITRTSITNVLTEIF
- a CDS encoding TIGR04086 family membrane protein, translating into MPRRSAAAAQMKPPATGMVLAKGVLYAYFLSLVVFLLFSVLIQYTTLTEAVLPYTAYATSLISIFIGATYVSKRLDTKGWLNGGVTGLIYLAGLVIFGLILLPDFGLHAGYITKTVLAFLAGAAGGVFGINS
- the yajC gene encoding preprotein translocase subunit YajC, whose protein sequence is MPAELINFAPFIILLVLFYFLLIRPQQQQQKKRKELLESLKVGDDVRTIGGFYGTIEKINDDVVTLRVADNVRLRLARFGVESIVQKDQG
- the tgt gene encoding tRNA guanosine(34) transglycosylase Tgt, which gives rise to MAVTYTLIKECPTTGARAGILHTPHGDVPTPVFMPVGTQATVKTMSPEELKEIGAGIILSNTYHLYLRPGHELIREAGGLHKFMNWDRAILTDSGGFQVFSLGDLRKIKEEGVTFRSHIDGSEHFLSPEKVMEIQEALGSDIIMAFDECAPYPADREYIKNSLERTTRWAERCKKAHTRQDQALFGIVQGGMYADLRQESARQLVPMDFPGYAVGGLSVGEPAHLMYEMLEATVPLLPQNKPRYLMGVGTADYLIEGVSRGIDMFDCVLPTRIARNGTVMTRDGYLTVRNAPYAKDFRPLEEGCECYACRNYTRAYIRHLIKTNEIFGFRLTTYHNLYVLAHFMAKLRESILNGTFPDVYQEFTARFGRKKED
- the queA gene encoding tRNA preQ1(34) S-adenosylmethionine ribosyltransferase-isomerase QueA, whose amino-acid sequence is MHLSEFDYELPEELIAQVPLTDREASRLLILHRKSGAVEHGNFSDILSHLQAGDTLVLNDTKVLPARLTGRKKGGGAMAEVLLLTRKDKACWEALVKPGRRLRPGAEVEFGNGELTAVIKEELADGTRLVEFRYDGIFEEVLDRLGEMPLPPYITEKLADRQRYQTVYAKNEGSAAAPTAGLHFTPRLLAEAQDRGINVVYLTLHVGLGTFRPVKTEDIREHHMHSEYYNISPESAQILNSCRRAGGRIVAVGTTSCRVLETVAQDDGTINAGSGWTDIFIYPGYRFKTVNALLTNFHLPKSTLIMMISAFAGRDNVLNAYREAVQERYRFFSFGDAMLIID